One segment of Trichlorobacter ammonificans DNA contains the following:
- a CDS encoding lipopolysaccharide biosynthesis protein codes for MSSLRSNIVANYAGKIWAAIINIAFVPLYIKYIGIEAYGVIGAFAAIQPLMTILDMGLSPSINREMACFTAVTGKEQQIRDMVRTLEIVYWAVAIVLCIGVLLLSPIIVSKWFHSASLPVETINYAVVIMGLSIVLQWPVGFYTGALMGLQKQVLFNVLNTLIWTMRGAGSVIAVIVSHDPIRAFFNWQLFMSVANVGTIAVALWCVLPGNWRCAPKFKPSTLISVWRFAAGMSAVSILIILFNQLDKIVLSKQLSLADFGYYSLVWQVVGSLFMLYYPIYSAFLPLMTQLVAQKDLDAFKVVYHKANQFMSIAVIPVSVIIILFSNEILLLWTNNPLTSERCSPLLSILLIGAAFNGMLCMQYAVSQAFGKTKHLVYVYFFSVLVYAPTMLIIAKHYGMLGASIAYTFISLIQDYIIVRVTHSYFIPFEHNKWLTRDFGLPLLISLVVGGFAKYVISWEIYGFSGAVTIFACYVVTLLAASAVTPSTKMLIKKYTRGYA; via the coding sequence TTGAGCTCTCTTAGATCAAATATAGTTGCCAATTACGCTGGCAAAATTTGGGCAGCGATTATTAATATTGCTTTTGTGCCGCTTTATATAAAATATATAGGAATTGAAGCCTATGGTGTGATCGGAGCCTTTGCCGCTATACAGCCGCTAATGACAATACTCGATATGGGACTGAGCCCATCAATCAATCGTGAAATGGCGTGCTTTACAGCTGTCACGGGCAAAGAGCAGCAAATTCGTGATATGGTCAGAACATTAGAAATTGTTTACTGGGCGGTTGCTATAGTGCTTTGCATAGGAGTGCTTCTTTTATCTCCTATAATAGTCAGCAAGTGGTTCCATTCAGCGTCATTACCGGTTGAGACGATAAATTATGCAGTAGTGATTATGGGGTTATCGATCGTACTGCAATGGCCAGTAGGCTTTTATACTGGCGCACTTATGGGATTACAAAAACAAGTACTTTTTAATGTTCTCAATACACTAATCTGGACAATGCGAGGGGCTGGCTCTGTAATAGCAGTTATCGTTTCGCATGATCCTATTAGAGCTTTTTTTAATTGGCAATTATTCATGAGTGTTGCAAATGTGGGTACTATCGCCGTGGCCCTATGGTGTGTTTTGCCAGGAAATTGGCGATGCGCGCCAAAATTCAAGCCAAGTACTCTGATTTCTGTGTGGCGCTTTGCTGCTGGCATGAGTGCTGTTTCTATTTTAATTATCCTGTTTAATCAGCTCGACAAAATAGTCCTCAGCAAACAACTGTCTCTTGCTGATTTTGGTTATTACAGTCTGGTATGGCAAGTAGTAGGAAGCTTGTTTATGCTATATTATCCAATTTATTCGGCATTTTTGCCGTTGATGACACAGTTAGTGGCCCAAAAAGATTTAGATGCTTTTAAAGTCGTTTACCACAAAGCAAATCAGTTTATGTCTATAGCTGTTATCCCTGTATCAGTAATTATAATTCTATTTTCTAATGAAATACTGTTATTGTGGACAAATAACCCATTAACATCTGAACGCTGTTCGCCATTATTGTCAATATTGTTAATTGGGGCAGCATTTAATGGTATGTTATGTATGCAGTATGCAGTAAGTCAAGCATTTGGTAAAACCAAACATCTAGTGTATGTTTATTTTTTTTCCGTGCTTGTATATGCACCGACCATGCTTATAATAGCAAAGCACTACGGAATGCTGGGTGCTTCTATCGCATATACATTTATTAGCTTAATTCAGGATTACATTATTGTGAGAGTAACTCACTCATATTTCATTCCTTTTGAGCACAATAAGTGGTTAACTCGTGATTTTGGACTCCCGCTACTTATTTCATTAGTTGTTGGAGGTTTTGCTAAATATGTTATAAGTTGGGAAATATATGGTTTTAGCGGGGCTGTTACCATTTTTGCTTGCTATGTAGTGACCTTGCTTGCTGCATCGGCCGTTACACCATCCACTAAAATGCTAATCAAAAAGTATACTAGAGGCTATGCTTAA
- the wzy gene encoding O-antigen polysaccharide polymerase Wzy, translating into MLFNFVLIVFIVLVIVTVFVEFRRMRRITLCSMLSFGNVLYNALTPALCFYEPQVVWAFELYVNDAGLEINELGLVRSMLAACVFQLGILIVACLGKKKNIEKSISSNSKHIYRAATVVGMFLLLLGVAGVMWIGLKYNGQLMGLYKITYFERSALALNNPAQAFLMNLGIYGAAQLIVVFLLTDRPKWAVSVLLMMTLHAVGMKSKFPVFWVLLVFSGVVVFEKKSIIRMLVPIGFTALILSSMSFLRGVQNISELPLYIATYWEEIGEVVSNPWGNDIPGPSAMTYYVLNTQPDFTIAPIWDTIKIMIPSSLVDRGMLLPEIYAEKMIGSGYAKGLGFGWPLICDGFLLFGWIGIGLFSGIVSLLARFVETGHSRMTETSKILLKIICFSLTPFALYSIRESMGGLIKALVVMSVLVWLPTWLFANRLPLIMRRITNNAELK; encoded by the coding sequence ATGCTTTTTAACTTCGTTTTAATAGTTTTTATTGTTCTGGTAATAGTTACGGTCTTTGTTGAGTTTCGGCGGATGCGGCGTATCACCTTGTGTTCTATGCTGTCATTTGGAAATGTCTTATATAATGCATTGACTCCAGCTCTGTGCTTTTATGAGCCTCAAGTTGTTTGGGCATTTGAATTGTATGTTAACGACGCAGGTTTGGAAATTAATGAGTTAGGGCTAGTAAGGTCTATGCTAGCGGCCTGTGTTTTTCAGTTAGGAATTCTAATTGTAGCCTGTCTTGGTAAGAAAAAAAATATTGAAAAATCTATTAGCAGTAATAGTAAGCACATCTATAGAGCTGCCACTGTTGTTGGTATGTTTTTGTTGTTACTAGGCGTCGCTGGCGTTATGTGGATTGGTTTAAAATACAATGGTCAGTTAATGGGTCTTTACAAGATTACCTACTTTGAGCGGAGCGCACTGGCGCTAAACAACCCTGCTCAAGCCTTCTTAATGAATCTTGGTATTTATGGTGCGGCACAGTTGATCGTAGTTTTTCTATTGACTGATCGGCCTAAGTGGGCTGTTTCAGTGCTTTTAATGATGACGTTGCATGCTGTTGGTATGAAATCAAAATTCCCTGTCTTCTGGGTATTGTTGGTTTTTAGTGGAGTAGTTGTGTTTGAAAAGAAAAGCATCATTCGAATGTTAGTGCCTATTGGATTCACTGCGCTTATACTTTCATCCATGAGTTTTTTGCGAGGCGTGCAGAATATTTCGGAACTGCCTCTGTATATAGCTACTTACTGGGAAGAGATCGGTGAAGTAGTATCTAATCCTTGGGGAAACGATATTCCTGGACCATCTGCCATGACATACTATGTCTTAAACACTCAGCCTGATTTCACAATAGCTCCTATTTGGGATACCATAAAGATAATGATTCCAAGTTCTTTGGTTGATCGCGGGATGTTGTTGCCAGAGATATATGCAGAAAAAATGATTGGCTCGGGATATGCTAAAGGTCTCGGCTTTGGGTGGCCTTTGATCTGCGATGGTTTTCTGTTGTTTGGATGGATTGGTATAGGATTGTTCTCTGGTATAGTTTCTTTATTGGCTCGGTTTGTAGAAACTGGACATTCAAGAATGACTGAAACTTCAAAAATCTTGCTGAAAATTATTTGTTTTTCGTTAACTCCATTTGCACTGTATAGTATTAGGGAGTCGATGGGGGGGCTAATCAAAGCATTGGTGGTTATGTCAGTATTAGTCTGGCTACCTACTTGGCTTTTTGCTAATAGATTACCATTAATTATGAGACGTATTACAAATAATGCAGAATTGAAATAG